The following coding sequences lie in one Saimiri boliviensis isolate mSaiBol1 chromosome 6, mSaiBol1.pri, whole genome shotgun sequence genomic window:
- the SLN gene encoding sarcolipin: MELNTRELFLNFTIVLITVILMWLLVRSYQY; encoded by the coding sequence ATGGAGCTAAACACCCGGGAGCTGTTTCTCAACTTCACTATTGTCTTGATTACGGTGATTCTTATGTGGCTCCTCGTGAGGTCCTATCAGTACTGA